The following are encoded together in the Methanobrevibacter sp. genome:
- a CDS encoding ABC transporter permease subunit has translation MTNRILKAELYKIFHEKWLLLACFFMIIFSIGFILMQKTAMSYTVGINRVVFLPMVMYGIVISVLISVFVSEEYDDGFIKNKVIANNNRREIYLTGLLSNMIASLIVYLITALFTLIVSYLLFSINISIWDYVSFFIFGIFIMLVFVGIFYLVSIVVGKKSKALVINMGLAFIMLIAALIMNGMLMTDNNFLMQIIYNLNPYGQTAQLTSMECLDMKESIKIDAFLFIILSVLGIKYFNKKD, from the coding sequence ATGACAAATAGAATTCTTAAGGCTGAATTGTACAAAATTTTTCATGAAAAATGGCTGCTCTTAGCTTGCTTTTTTATGATCATATTCTCAATCGGATTTATTCTAATGCAGAAGACAGCGATGTCATATACTGTTGGAATAAACAGGGTTGTCTTTTTGCCAATGGTAATGTATGGAATTGTAATTTCCGTATTAATCAGTGTTTTTGTATCTGAAGAATATGATGACGGATTCATTAAAAACAAGGTCATCGCCAATAATAATCGTAGGGAAATATATCTTACAGGCTTGCTATCAAACATGATCGCATCATTGATAGTTTATCTTATAACTGCTTTATTCACCTTGATTGTTTCATATTTGCTATTTTCAATAAATATCTCCATTTGGGATTATGTTTCATTTTTCATATTCGGTATTTTCATAATGCTTGTGTTTGTGGGAATATTCTATTTGGTCTCAATTGTTGTGGGGAAAAAATCCAAGGCCCTCGTCATAAATATGGGATTGGCATTCATAATGTTGATTGCGGCTTTAATCATGAATGGAATGTTAATGACAGATAACAATTTCCTTATGCAAATCATATATAATTTAAATCCATATGGACAAACAGCACAATTGACTTCAATGGAATGTTTAGATATGAAGGAATCTATAAAAATTGATGCATTCCTCTTTATCATACTCTCAGTATTAGGAATAAAATATTTTAATAAAAAAGATA